From Microcebus murinus isolate Inina chromosome 15, M.murinus_Inina_mat1.0, whole genome shotgun sequence, the proteins below share one genomic window:
- the LOC105881808 gene encoding large ribosomal subunit protein eL42: MVNVPKTRRTFCKKCGKHQPHKVTQYKKGKDSLYAQGKRRYDRKQSGYGGQTKPIFRKKAKTTKKIVLRLECVEPNCRSKRMLAIKRCKHFELGGDKKRKGQVIQF; encoded by the coding sequence ATGGTGAACGTTCCTAAAACCCGTCGGACTTTCTGTAAGAAATGTGGCAAGCACCAACCCCACAAAGTGACACAGTACAAGAAGGGCAAGGATTCTCTGTATGCCCAGGGAAAGCGGCGTTATGATAGGAAGCAGAGTGGCTATGGTGGGCAAACTAAGCCGATTTTCCGGAAAAAGgctaaaactacaaagaaaattgtGCTGAGGCTTGAGTGTGTCGAGCCCAACTGCAGATCTAAGAGAATGCTGGCTATTAAGAGATGCAAGCATTTTGAACTGGGAGgagataagaagagaaagggcCAAGTGATCCAGTTCTAA